A window of Flavobacterium psychrophilum genomic DNA:
CCTTCGTCAGAATGACAAACAGTACGTGTTATTGGGTTCTGTCATTCTGAATGTAGCGCAGCGGAGTGAAGAATCTCTATTATTACGAATAGATCCTTCGTTCCTCAGGATGACAAACAGTACGTTTTATTGGGTTCTTTTATTTTGAATGCAGCGCAACGGAGTGAAGAATCTCTGTTGTACGAATAGATCCTTCATTCCTATGGATGACAAACGGTGAGTGTTATTATGTTCTGTCATTCTGAATGCAGCGCAGCGGAGTGAAAAATCTCTGCTATTACGAATAGATCCTTCGTCCCTCAGAATGACAAACAGTAAGTGTTATTGGGTTCTTTTATTTTGAATGCAGCGCAGCGGAGTGAAGAATCTCTGCTATTACCAATAGATACTTCGTTCCTTAGGATGACAAACAGTGCTGTCGTAATGAATATTAAAAAGCCTATATAATTTTGTGCCAATTCATGTAATTTATAACTGCAATACAAATAATTCCATTATTTTTGCGGGTAAAATTTTAATAAATGTCCTTAAAGAAAGCCTATCTTATTGTCATTCTTATATTGGTAATAGACCAGATCTCTAAAATATACATCAAAACCAACTTTATGCTTAATGAAGAGGTTAAGGTTTTTGAGTGGTTCAGGATTCGCTTTATAGAAAATGAGGGCATGGCATGGGGTGCACAGATACCGGGATCTTACGGTAAACTGATACTTACACTTTTCAGGCTGGTAGCCGTTTGCGGAATTGGCTGGTGGCTGCACGATTCGGTTAAGAAAAGGCTTTCTCCGTACCTTATCGTTTCTATCGCTTTAATTCTTGCAGGTGCGTTTGGTAATATAATCGACTCTGTTTTTTACGGATTGATATTTGACCATAGCCACGGGCAGGTTGCCACGTTATTCTCAGATCATCCGTACGGAACCGTATTTCACGGTAAAGTTGTAGATATGCTTTATTTTCCGCTATTTGATGGTACTTTCCCATCGTGGTTTCCAATCTGGGGAGGTGAACACTTTAACTTCTTCAACGCTATCTTTAATATTGCCGATGCCGCTATCTCTGTAGCAGTTGGTATATT
This region includes:
- a CDS encoding lipoprotein signal peptidase (lipoprotein signal peptidase; integral membrane protein that removes signal peptides from prolipoproteins during lipoprotein biosynthesis), whose translation is MSLKKAYLIVILILVIDQISKIYIKTNFMLNEEVKVFEWFRIRFIENEGMAWGAQIPGSYGKLILTLFRLVAVCGIGWWLHDSVKKRLSPYLIVSIALILAGAFGNIIDSVFYGLIFDHSHGQVATLFSDHPYGTVFHGKVVDMLYFPLFDGTFPSWFPIWGGEHFNFFNAIFNIADAAISVAVGILIVFNKKAFAKS